Proteins from a genomic interval of Cryptococcus neoformans var. grubii H99 chromosome 8, complete sequence:
- a CDS encoding trehalose synthase yields MPPGEPPKRRLSTTSSRQPTTIQDIFIGVGLQLSPQPDIPEGHEDPGRDLEYSAVIHDGTGILDSETFHTTFFTYGKDEDGLAAEMKRVARDMLYLLRAIQTNRQVNIKMIAVAEPIPDELRAKNGVEFFPTLWLHMDAIPFITTPSTSIFTKLPAPSTIASGTAAVSAAVKHLHPATHSATTADVAPKDHHVQVDSDGQIRLCSILQYQQSSSEALWARFTALSRLLNANKVSIAFFSATPQGGGVALMRHALLRLWRMVGLPVKWFVPEGHPTVFNITKTKFHNVLQGVSPKEVEINETDKTWFELWTEQNYESFWSNGALDASVIVIDDPQLTALIPIIKKERPDAKIIFRSHIQIQSDLTDDPSTVQYRTWNYLFNFIKDVDLFLAHPVKFFVPKNVHENLPVLYMAPSTDPLDGLNKMYGRASVRYYRQYFNQLSQAQCGVKIDWDRGYVCQIARFDPSKGIDILLKAYLEFRQKLEECENPPLDNGPQLIIMGHGSIDDPDGSWVYEKIHDTLNSPGYELIHGDVAVVRAPPSDALLGCILQGAWVATQLSTREGFEVKVTEAINKRVPIIASDAGGIPLQVKEGKNGWIVPSGDSAAVSDTLYKIYKGKLSVHRDLSEEKELDGKSDPNSVAQEWVGNFDEAYRKIHDDDGATSEDFWTVGNATRWMLLFAKLLDLKIDQTGEVNEQDVNVLKKLEKEKLPNKGETGGNVWHMLMGDDMLKDEGALI; encoded by the exons ATGCCGCCAGGAGAACCACCCAAGCGACGTCTTTCGACCACCTCAAGCAGGCAACCTACCACCATCCAAGACATCTTCATCGGTGTAGGGCTCCAACTTTCACCCCAGCCTGATATTCCCGAGGGACATGAGGACCCCGGTAGGGATCTCGAATACAGTGCGGTCATCCACGACGGTACCGGTATCCTTGATAGCGAGACGTTCCATACAACGTTTTTCACGTATGGcaaggatgaagacggGCTTGCGGCGGAAATGAAGAGGGTCGCGAGGGATATGCTCTATTTATTGAGAGCTATTCAGACTAACCGGCAGGTCAAC ATCAAGATGATCGCCGTCGCCGAACCTATCCCTGACGAGCTTCGAGCTAAGAACGGAGTTGAATTCTTCCCTACTCTGTGGCTTCATATGGATGCTATACC ATTCATCACCACTCCTTCTACTTCTATCTTCACCAAGCTTCCGGCTCCATCTACCATTGCCAGTGGAACAGCCGCTGTTTCTGCAGCTGTCAAACACCTTCACCCG GCTACTCACTCTGCAACAACCGCTGATGTGGCCCCGAAAGACCACCATGTACAAGTCGACTCCGATGGGCAAATTCGACTTTGCAGTATCTTGCAATACCAGCAAAGCTCTAGTGAGGCC CTCTGGGCGAGATTCACGGCCCTCTCAAGGCTCTTGAACGCGAACAAAGTTTCCATCGCATTTTTCTCAGCCACTCCCCAGGGTGGAGGTGTCGCCCTCATGCGACATGCCCTCCTCAGACTCTGGCGAATGGTCGGCCTCCCTGTCAAATGGTTCGTCCCCGAAGGCCATCCTACGGTGTTTAATATCACCAAGACCAAGTTCCATAACGTCCTTCAGGGTGTTTCGCCCAAAGAAGTGGAGATCAACGAGACGGATAAGACCTGGTTCGAGCTTTGGACTGAGCAGAACT ATGAGAGTTTCTGGAGCAATGGAGCTCTTGATGCTAGCGTAATCGTGATCGACGATCCACAAC TGACTGCTCTCATCCCAATCATCAAGAAGGAACGACCAGATGCCAAAATTATCTTCCGTTCTCACATCCAAA TCCAATCAGACCTTACAGACGATCCCTCTACCGTCCAATACAGGACTTGGAATTATCTCTTCAACTTTATCAAGGATGTTGATCTTTTCCTCGCT CACCCCGTCAAATTCTTTGTCCCCAAGAATGTCCACGAAAACCTTCCCGTCCTGTACATGGCCCCATCCACTGACCCTCTCGATGGGTTGAACAAGATGTATGGCCGTGCTTCCGTCAGGTACTACCGTCAGTACTTTAACCAGCTCTCCCAGGCCCAATGTGGTGTCAAGATTGATTGGGATAGGGGGTATGTCTGCCAGATTGCGAGATTTGACCCTTCCAAGG GTATCGATATTCTCCTGAAAGCATACCTCGAATTCCGACAGAAACTCGAAGAGTGCGAGAACCCACCACTTGACAATGGTCCGCAGCTTATCATCATGGGTCATGGAAGTATTGATGACCCTGATGGAAGTTGGGTATACGAAAAAATCCATGACACCCTTAATTCGCCAGGCTATGAACTCATTCATGGCGATGTGGCTGTCGTCAGAGCTCCCCCTTCTGATGCGCTCTTGGGTTGCATTCTCCAAGGTGCTTGGGTCGCCACCCAACTTTCTACCCG AGAAGGATTCGAAGTCAAAGTCACCGAAGCTATCAACAAGCGTGTGCCCATCATCGCGTCTGATGCGGGCGGTATCCCACTCCAAgtcaaggaagggaaaaacGGCTGGATCGTCCCTTCTGGTGATTCGGCAGCTGTTTCTGATACGTTGTACAAGATCTACAAGGGCAAATTGAGTGTTCACCGAGATTTGTctgaggagaaagagttGGATGGGAAAAGTGATCCCAACAGTGTCGCCCAAGAATGG GTCGGCAACTTTGACGAAGCGTACCGTAAAATTCACGATGACGACGGTGCCACCTCGGAAGACTTCTGGACAGTTGGTAACGCCACTCGATGGATGTTACTCTTCGCTAAGCTCCTTGATCTCAAGATTGACCAAACCGGCGAGGTCAATGAGCAGGATGTAAAcgttttgaagaagctcgagaaggagaaatTGCCAAATAAGGGAGAGACGGGCGGAAACGTGTGGCACATGTTGATGGGAGACGATATGTTGAAGGACGAGGGCGCGTTGATTTAA
- a CDS encoding ubiquitin carboxyl-terminal hydrolase 14 yields MPKSQNMELSVKHSGKTYTIPVTQETTTQAFKDAISQLTRVPTERMKVMVKGKLVKDDTDYVALANQKQAVMVIGAAEALPPPPTQQIVFLEDVGDEGIKSDEPTGLINLGNTCYLNSTLQAIRAVPEVHQALKEFTPSSSPSSSLPEFRVTNSLKNLFVIIDNTPNAVPPLEVISNLRTLAPQFAERDQRGHYAQQDADEAWTQLVQALRAALPKNGEEGSVVDRLMSIELTKTLKNAETEEEPETTSTETVLKLECNISGTTNFLMSGIQDNLNQQVEKTSATLGRNATYSMQSRISRLPEYLVVHMVRFYWRRDIQKKAKIMRKVKFPLELDLSDIVTEPLRKKIQPLNSATKQILKERDARASILKRKPGQGLDEEKKKRDEEKAMVEGLVKEGGLTNGEGSGMYELTAVVTHKGASADSGHYIGWSRVDDGAYVPAEHQRWAKFDDNNVTFTDANKILSMDGGGEDSVAYILLYRAAKI; encoded by the exons ATGCCCAAATCCCAAAATATGGAAC TAAGCGTAAAACATTCTGGCAAGACGTATACCATTCCTGTCACACAAGAGACCACGACTCAGGCTTTCAAGGATGCTATCTCGCAACTTACTAGGGTCCCTACCG agaggatgaaggttATGGTGAAGGGCAAGCTTGTGAAG GATGATACAGATTATGTCGCTTTGGCAAATCAAAAG CAAGCTGTTATGGTAATTGGAGCCGCTGAAGCattaccaccaccaccaaccCAGCAAATCGTCTTTT tGGAAGATGTAGGGGATGAAGGCATTAAATCTGACGAACCCACGGGTCTCATCAACCTCGGCAACACATGTTACCTCAACTCTACGCTCCAAGCCATCCGCGCCGTACCCGAAGTCCACCAAGCTCTCAAAGAATtcaccccttcctcctccccctcttcttccctccccgAATTTCGCGTCACCAATTCGTTAAAAAATCTGTTTGTTATAATTGACAATACACCTAATGCCGTTCCTCCATTGGAAGTTATCAGTAATTTGAGAACCTTGGCGCCTCAATTTGCAGAGAGGGATCAGAGGGGGCATTACGCACAGCAGGATGCAGATGAGGCTTGGACACAGCTTGTACAAGCGCTAAGGGCGGCATTGCCGAAGAAcggggaggaagggtcCGTCGTGGACCGTTTGATGTCTATCGAATTAACCAAGAC ACTCAAAAATGCAgagacagaggaagaaccAGAGACAACTAGTACTGAAACGGTCTTGAAACTCGAGTGTAACATCTCTGGGACCACAAATTTCTTGATGTCTGGTATTCAAGACAACCTTAACCAGCAGGTTGAGAAGACAAGCGCAACACTGGGACGAAACGCAACTTACTCTAT GCAATCTCGCATTTCTCGATTGCCGGAGTACCTTGTAGTGCACATGGTTCGATTTTATTGGCGTCGTGACATCCA gaaaaaggcaaagatcATGCGCAAAGTCAAGTTCCCCCTCGAACTCGACTTATCTGACATT GTGACCGAGCCCCTCCGCAAAAAGATCCAACCCCTCAATTCGGCGACGAAACAAATCCTCAAGGAACGTGATGCCCGTGCGAGTATCTTGAAACGTAAGCCCGGACAGGgattggatgaagaaaagaagaagagagatgaagaaaaggctATGGTGGAAGGGCTTgtgaaagaaggaggactAACCAATGGAGAGGGGAGTGGAATGTACGAGCTCACTG CTGTGGTAACACACAAAGGCGCCTCTGCCGACTCTGGCCATTACATTGGCTGGTCTCGCGTTGATGATGGCGCATATGTACCTGCCGAACATCAGAGATGGGCCAAGTTCGACGACAATAATGTAACTTTTACAGATGCGAACAAGATCCTGTCAATGGATGGAGGCGGTGAGGATTCAGTAGCTTATATTTTGCTTTATCGGGCGGCGAAGATCTAG